Proteins from one Escherichia coli genomic window:
- the yqjD gene encoding DUF883 family protein: MSKEHTTEHLRAELKSLSDTLEEVLSSSGEKSKEELSKIRSKAEQALKQSRYRLGETGDAIAKQTRVAAARADEYVRENPWTGVGIGAAIGVVLGVLLSRR; the protein is encoded by the coding sequence ATGTCGAAAGAACACACTACGGAACATCTGCGTGCTGAGTTGAAATCCCTTTCCGATACGCTGGAAGAGGTGCTTAGCTCATCTGGCGAGAAGTCGAAAGAAGAGTTGAGTAAGATTCGTAGCAAAGCGGAGCAGGCACTGAAACAGAGCCGTTATCGCCTGGGTGAAACCGGTGATGCCATTGCCAAACAAACCCGTGTCGCGGCGGCGCGTGCCGATGAGTATGTGCGTGAAAATCCGTGGACGGGCGTGGGCATTGGCGCTGCAATCGGTGTAGTGCTCGGCGTTCTGCTGTCGCGTCGTTAA
- the yqjC gene encoding DUF1090 family protein YqjC: MKYRIALAVSLFALSTGSYATTLCQEKEQNILKEISYAEKHQNQNRIDGLNKALSEVRANCSDSQLRADHQKKIAKQKDEVAERQQDLAEAKQKGDADKIAKRERKLAEAQEELKKLEARDY; the protein is encoded by the coding sequence ATGAAATACCGCATCGCTTTAGCTGTTTCTCTTTTTGCTCTTAGTACCGGTAGTTATGCCACTACCCTGTGTCAGGAAAAGGAGCAAAATATCCTTAAGGAGATCAGCTATGCCGAAAAACACCAAAACCAGAATCGTATTGACGGTCTGAATAAAGCCCTGAGTGAAGTCCGGGCCAACTGTTCAGATAGCCAGCTGCGTGCCGATCATCAGAAGAAAATCGCAAAGCAGAAAGATGAGGTGGCGGAACGCCAGCAAGATTTAGCCGAGGCGAAGCAAAAAGGCGATGCCGATAAGATTGCCAAACGCGAACGGAAACTGGCAGAAGCGCAGGAAGAGCTGAAAAAGCTGGAAGCGCGCGACTACTAA
- a CDS encoding CS1 type fimbrial major subunit encodes MKKVFAKSLLVAAMFSVAGSALAVQKDITVTANVDAALDMTQTDNSALPKAVEMQYLPGQGLQSYQLMTKIWSNDTTKDVKMQLVSPAQLVQSLDATKVVPLTVTWGGEEIKADAATTFTATKIFASDALTNGSLAKPLMFAQATKGVLETGIYSGVVSIYLSQDI; translated from the coding sequence ATGAAAAAGGTATTCGCAAAATCTCTTCTGGTAGCGGCAATGTTTTCCGTTGCAGGTTCTGCATTAGCAGTACAAAAAGATATCACTGTTACTGCCAACGTTGATGCTGCTCTGGATATGACTCAGACAGATAACAGCGCACTGCCGAAAGCAGTTGAAATGCAATATCTGCCGGGGCAGGGCCTGCAATCTTACCAGTTAATGACCAAAATCTGGTCAAATGACACGACCAAAGACGTGAAAATGCAGTTAGTTTCTCCTGCACAACTGGTTCAAAGCCTGGACGCTACTAAAGTTGTTCCGCTGACTGTAACCTGGGGCGGTGAAGAGATTAAAGCTGATGCGGCAACCACTTTTACTGCAACAAAAATCTTTGCTTCCGATGCGTTAACTAACGGTTCGCTGGCTAAACCACTGATGTTTGCTCAAGCCACCAAAGGTGTTCTGGAAACAGGTATTTACAGTGGCGTAGTCAGCATTTATCTGTCCCAGGATATCTAA
- the yqjA gene encoding DedA family general envelope maintenance protein YqjA yields MELLTQLLQALWAQDFETLANPSMIGMLYFVLFVILFLENGLLPAAFLPGDSLLVLVGVLIAKGAMGYPQTILLLTVAASLGCWVSYIQGRWLGNTRTVQNWLSHLPAHYHQRAHHLFHKHGLSALLIGRFIAFVRTLLPTIAGLSGLNNARFQFFNWMSGLLWVLILTTLGYMLGKTPVFLKYEDQLMSCLMLLPVVLLVFGLAGSLVVLWKKKYGNRG; encoded by the coding sequence ATGGAACTTTTGACCCAATTGCTGCAAGCCCTGTGGGCGCAGGATTTTGAAACCCTGGCCAATCCGTCGATGATTGGCATGCTCTATTTTGTTTTATTTGTAATTTTGTTCCTTGAAAACGGCTTGCTTCCGGCGGCCTTTTTACCGGGCGACAGTTTACTGGTGTTGGTCGGCGTATTGATTGCGAAAGGCGCGATGGGCTATCCGCAAACGATTCTGCTACTGACCGTTGCCGCCAGCCTCGGCTGCTGGGTCAGCTATATTCAGGGGCGATGGCTGGGCAATACCCGCACCGTACAAAACTGGCTATCTCATTTACCCGCGCATTATCATCAACGCGCACACCATCTTTTTCATAAACACGGTTTATCGGCGCTGTTAATTGGTCGCTTTATTGCGTTTGTCAGAACACTGCTGCCGACGATTGCCGGGTTATCAGGGCTGAATAACGCGCGCTTTCAGTTCTTCAACTGGATGAGCGGTCTGCTGTGGGTATTAATCCTGACAACTCTGGGTTACATGCTCGGCAAAACGCCGGTATTTTTAAAGTACGAGGACCAGTTGATGTCATGCCTGATGCTGCTCCCGGTGGTGCTGCTGGTGTTTGGCCTGGCAGGTTCTCTGGTCGTGTTATGGAAAAAGAAATATGGAAATCGGGGGTAA
- the yqjG gene encoding glutathionyl-hydroquinone reductase YqjG, giving the protein MGQLIDGVWHDTWYDTKSTGGKFQRSASAFRNWLTADGAPGPTGKGGFAAEKDRYHLYVSLACPWAHRTLIMRKLKGLEPFISVSVVNPLMLENGWTFDDSFPGATGDTLYQHEFLYQLYLHADPHYSGRVTVPVLWDKKNHTIVSNESAEIIRMFNTAFDALGAKAGDYYPSALQTKIDELNGWIYDTVNNGVYKAGFATSQQAYDEAVAKVFESLARLEQILGQHRYLTGNQLTEADIRLWTTLVRFDPVYVTHFKCDKHRISDYLNLYGFLRDIYQMPGIAETVNFDHIRNHYFRSHKTINPTGIISIGPWQDLDEPHGRDVRFG; this is encoded by the coding sequence ATGGGTCAACTGATTGACGGCGTCTGGCATGACACCTGGTACGACACCAAATCCACCGGCGGTAAATTTCAACGTTCAGCTTCCGCATTTCGTAACTGGCTCACTGCCGATGGGGCGCCAGGCCCCACTGGCAAAGGCGGTTTTGCCGCAGAGAAAGATCGTTATCATCTCTATGTTTCACTCGCCTGCCCGTGGGCGCACCGCACGCTGATCATGCGTAAACTCAAAGGACTGGAACCGTTTATTTCCGTTTCCGTAGTGAACCCGTTAATGCTGGAAAACGGCTGGACCTTTGATGACAGTTTTCCGGGAGCAACCGGCGATACACTCTATCAACATGAGTTTCTGTATCAGCTTTATCTCCACGCCGATCCACACTACAGCGGACGTGTCACTGTTCCCGTACTCTGGGACAAGAAGAACCACACCATTGTCAGCAACGAATCAGCGGAAATCATCCGCATGTTTAATACCGCGTTTGATGCGCTGGGTGCGAAAGCTGGAGATTACTACCCTTCAGCCCTGCAAACGAAAATTGACGAACTTAATGGCTGGATTTACGACACCGTTAACAATGGCGTGTATAAAGCCGGTTTTGCCACCAGCCAGCAAGCCTACGACGAGGCGGTGGCGAAAGTGTTTGAATCGCTGGCGCGACTGGAACAGATTTTAGGTCAGCACCGTTACCTGACCGGCAACCAGCTAACCGAAGCCGATATTCGCCTGTGGACCACGCTGGTGCGTTTTGATCCAGTGTATGTGACCCACTTCAAGTGTGATAAGCACCGCATCAGCGATTACCTGAATCTGTATGGCTTCCTGCGCGATATCTACCAGATGCCGGGAATTGCCGAAACCGTCAATTTCGATCACATCCGTAATCATTACTTCCGCAGCCATAAGACCATCAACCCTACGGGGATTATTTCAATTGGTCCGTGGCAGGATCTCGATGAACCGCATGGACGAGATGTTCGCTTCGGTTAA
- the mzrA gene encoding EnvZ/OmpR regulon moderator MzrA, translating into MQIPRMSLRQLTWSGAVLLLVGTLLLAWSAVRQQESTLAIRAVHQGTTMPDGFSIWHHLDAHGIPFKSITPKNDTLLITFDSSDQSAAAKAVLDRTLPHGYIIAQQDNNSQAMQWLTRLRDNSHRFG; encoded by the coding sequence ATGCAAATACCTCGCATGTCGCTTCGCCAGCTAACCTGGTCCGGCGCTGTTTTACTTCTGGTCGGCACGCTGTTGCTGGCCTGGTCCGCGGTTCGCCAGCAAGAGTCTACGCTGGCGATTCGTGCCGTTCATCAAGGCACAACGATGCCAGACGGTTTTTCAATCTGGCATCACCTTGACGCTCACGGCATTCCTTTCAAAAGCATCACCCCTAAAAACGACACTCTGTTAATTACGTTTGACTCCAGCGACCAGAGTGCCGCAGCAAAAGCGGTTCTCGACAGAACATTGCCCCATGGCTACATCATTGCGCAGCAGGACAATAATAGTCAGGCTATGCAGTGGCTAACCCGATTGCGGGATAACTCTCATCGCTTCGGATAA
- the yqjF gene encoding DoxX family protein, with amino-acid sequence MKKLEDVGVLVARILMPILFITAGWGKITGYAGTQQYMEAMGVPGFMLPLVILLEFGGGLAILFGFLTRTTALFTAGFTLLTAFLFHSNFAEGMNSLMFMKNLTISGGFLLLAITGAGAYSIDRLLNKKW; translated from the coding sequence ATGAAAAAATTAGAAGATGTTGGGGTACTGGTCGCACGCATTTTAATGCCGATTCTGTTTATTACGGCAGGTTGGGGAAAAATTACTGGCTACGCGGGTACGCAACAATATATGGAAGCGATGGGTGTCCCTGGCTTTATGTTGCCACTGGTGATTCTGCTTGAGTTTGGTGGTGGTCTGGCAATCCTGTTCGGTTTCCTGACACGTACCACTGCCCTGTTTACTGCGGGCTTTACGCTGCTGACGGCATTTTTATTTCACAGCAATTTTGCAGAAGGCATGAACTCGCTGATGTTTATGAAAAACCTGACTATTTCTGGCGGATTCCTGCTGCTGGCGATTACCGGTGCGGGCGCGTATAGCATCGACCGTCTGTTGAATAAAAAGTGGTAA
- the yqjE gene encoding phage holin family protein, which yields MADTHHAQGPGKSVLGIGQRIVSIMVEMVETRLRLAVVELEEEKANLFQLLLMLGLTMLFAAFGLMSLMVLIIWAVDPQYRLNAMIATTVVLLLLALIGGIWTLRKSRKSTLLRHTRHELANDRQLLEEESREQ from the coding sequence ATGGCGGACACTCATCACGCGCAAGGGCCCGGTAAAAGCGTTCTGGGCATCGGGCAGCGAATTGTTTCCATCATGGTTGAAATGGTGGAGACACGTCTGCGGCTGGCGGTGGTGGAGCTGGAAGAGGAAAAAGCCAATCTCTTTCAGCTTTTACTGATGCTGGGCCTGACGATGCTTTTCGCTGCATTTGGTCTTATGAGCCTGATGGTGCTGATTATCTGGGCGGTTGATCCGCAATATCGCCTGAATGCGATGATTGCCACCACCGTGGTGTTGCTGCTACTGGCACTCATTGGCGGTATCTGGACGTTACGTAAATCGCGTAAATCCACCTTACTGCGCCATACGCGCCATGAGCTGGCAAACGATCGGCAACTGCTCGAGGAGGAGTCCCGTGAGCAGTAA
- the yqjK gene encoding YqjK-like family protein, whose product MSSKVERERRKAQLLSQIQQQRLDLSASRREWLEATGAYDRRWNMLLSLRSWALVGSSVMAIWTIRHPNMLVRWARRGFGVWSAWRLVKTTLKQQQLRG is encoded by the coding sequence GTGAGCAGTAAAGTCGAACGTGAACGACGTAAGGCGCAACTGCTTAGCCAGATCCAGCAACAACGGCTGGATCTTTCCGCCAGTCGTCGTGAATGGCTGGAGGCGACAGGCGCTTATGATCGTCGCTGGAATATGCTGCTGAGTCTGCGCTCCTGGGCGCTGGTTGGCAGTAGTGTGATGGCTATCTGGACGATTCGTCATCCCAATATGCTGGTCCGCTGGGCCAGACGTGGTTTTGGTGTATGGAGCGCCTGGCGTCTGGTGAAAACAACCCTCAAGCAACAACAGCTTCGCGGTTAA
- the exuR gene encoding transcriptional regulator ExuR, whose product MEITEPRRLYQQLAADLKERIEQGVYLVGDKLPAERFIADEKNVSRTVVREAIIMLEVEGYVEVRKGSGIHVVSNQPRHQQSADTNMEFANYGPFELLQARQLIESNIAEFAATQVTKQDIMKLMAIQEQARGEQCFRDSEWDLQFHIQVALATQNSALAAIVEKMWTQRSHNPYWKKLHEHIDARTVDNWCDDHDQILKALIRKDPHAAKLAMWQHLENTKIMLFNETSDDFEFNADRYLFAENPVVHLDTATSGSK is encoded by the coding sequence ATGGAAATCACTGAACCACGCCGTTTGTATCAACAACTTGCCGCTGATCTGAAAGAGCGCATCGAACAGGGCGTCTATCTGGTGGGTGATAAACTACCTGCTGAGCGCTTTATTGCCGATGAAAAAAACGTCAGTCGCACCGTAGTTCGTGAAGCCATCATCATGCTTGAAGTTGAAGGCTATGTAGAGGTGCGTAAAGGCTCGGGTATTCATGTGGTTTCCAACCAGCCGCGCCATCAGCAGTCAGCTGACACTAATATGGAATTCGCCAATTACGGTCCGTTTGAGCTGCTTCAGGCACGTCAGCTCATCGAAAGTAATATTGCCGAGTTCGCAGCGACCCAGGTAACCAAACAGGACATCATGAAACTGATGGCCATCCAGGAGCAGGCGCGCGGCGAACAATGCTTCCGTGATTCCGAATGGGATTTACAGTTCCATATTCAGGTTGCCCTGGCGACGCAGAACTCCGCCCTGGCAGCCATCGTTGAAAAAATGTGGACCCAACGTAGCCATAACCCATACTGGAAAAAACTGCACGAGCATATTGATGCCCGTACTGTCGATAACTGGTGCGATGACCACGATCAGATCCTCAAAGCGTTAATTCGCAAAGATCCCCATGCCGCTAAGCTGGCAATGTGGCAGCATCTGGAAAACACCAAGATCATGTTATTTAACGAAACCAGCGACGATTTCGAGTTCAATGCCGACCGCTATCTGTTCGCCGAAAATCCCGTTGTGCATCTTGATACGGCCACCAGCGGCAGCAAATGA
- a CDS encoding fimbria/pilus periplasmic chaperone codes for MVAKINFLSRLTPLLFVFAPFFAQSNMTVYPMAVSINSLGEGNVRVISKSNEVQYIKATVFRIDNPSTPQENEVEIKSGDANHLVVMPPKFALPAGSSKTVRFVAMEPEQKEKNYRVKFEAVPSIDDVATDKKDLSMQLTVNLIWGIVVSVPPQQPIAKLEVSPAQKLLNAGNQRLKILTIAYCKNNSKNNCKIQTVNKNIFPGQERSLEGISGYDKIVVKYNNWITKDNGEFELAVH; via the coding sequence ATGGTGGCGAAAATTAACTTCTTATCACGGCTTACGCCGCTTTTATTCGTGTTCGCTCCTTTTTTTGCACAGTCAAATATGACTGTTTATCCTATGGCTGTTTCCATTAATAGCCTGGGTGAAGGCAACGTTCGCGTTATATCTAAAAGTAATGAAGTTCAGTATATTAAGGCGACAGTATTCCGTATCGATAATCCATCGACGCCTCAGGAAAATGAAGTTGAGATTAAATCCGGTGATGCAAATCATCTGGTTGTGATGCCACCCAAATTCGCCTTACCAGCCGGTAGTAGCAAAACCGTGCGCTTTGTCGCGATGGAACCAGAGCAAAAAGAGAAAAACTATCGCGTTAAATTTGAAGCGGTTCCCAGTATTGATGACGTTGCCACGGATAAAAAAGATCTCTCTATGCAGTTAACAGTTAATTTAATTTGGGGGATTGTTGTTAGTGTTCCACCTCAGCAACCTATTGCTAAGTTAGAAGTAAGCCCTGCCCAAAAATTATTAAATGCAGGGAATCAGCGCTTGAAAATTTTAACGATCGCTTATTGTAAAAATAATAGTAAAAATAATTGCAAGATACAGACCGTCAATAAAAACATTTTCCCTGGTCAGGAAAGAAGTTTAGAAGGCATATCTGGCTACGATAAAATCGTTGTCAAATATAATAACTGGATCACCAAGGACAATGGCGAGTTTGAACTGGCGGTTCATTAA
- the yqiM gene encoding protein YqiM, protein MLMYQTRRTYQNSNNIAVVHLLKPAWR, encoded by the coding sequence GTGTTGATGTATCAAACCCGCAGAACATACCAAAACAGCAATAACATTGCGGTAGTGCATCTTTTAAAACCAGCGTGGCGTTAA